aatcactcccccattgtttcatttcttcaaacttctcATATTTCACACcctaaaaaccctacatcatcaataCCCTATTTCACTCCAACACTCacactttttggtgcaacaaatcaaaaggAGCAAGAAGAGtctgaatttcaggtaaataatCACTTTCAACCACTACATTGTTCACATTGTCAACGATTTTTTCTGCAAAAAAAGTAACGTAatttccgtagatccatctacggaaggtgttgaagatgaacacttcCGTAAATGCATATAATGAGGAAAGAAAAAtattcagaaaatgaagaaggagaGGGAGGGTTTGACGCGTGTTATATACATTAAAaatttccggagatgcatctccgaaaatttcTCTTAATTTGAAAACAAAGATTATTCAGAAATGCATATGTGAATAAACCCTGAAACacattcggagatacatctccaaattaAAGTTTGACAAAGTTAGAGGTATTCAACTGTTAATGTTTGGCGTGAAAATAATACATCtgaaaatgcatctccaaatttAAGAAACATTTTTAACTTTTTGTCAAATTTAAAAGAACATTAAAAGGTGGGGTGGGAaaagaaatttcctaaaaaaAATTTCCCAACAGAAACCACTCCACTGCGAGTGCAAGATTCATTAAATTCATTCTCACTACTGAGACTTACATTTACACATTAGAGTCCTTGGTACCTTTTTACATTAGGCTCTTATTATCCTCATGGTGATATTCTTTAAATCTTATCTTATATATAAGCAAAAATTTAAcgtttttccttttcattttttcaaattgctttagGCTAAACCTTATTTTATCCAACCAAATCTTCACCAAACTCATAACCTAACTTGAAGGAAGAAGACAAGAGAAAAATCTGAAAATGAAAACTCAAGGATCTGAGTCATCACCTTATCCATTGAGTTTATAatttatcatataaaaaaataaacattgtcCAACATGCTCTCATTCTATGTAGTTTCTTAGTATGGACGTGGCATGGTATTGTCAACGGTGAGTATTTGCTAGGAAGGATATGTAGGAAAAATGTGTATATGAATATACTCCTTAGTAAAAGGTTGTTGTTGAAACATAGGTGgtttttttccttcaaaatagcATTAAAAAAATCTGTAACAAAGATTTGTTGGTGGATAGTTAGttaagaaaaacaattaaaaatgatGGATTATGACATAGACTAATCTTAAAAAAATGAAACTTGTTTGAACAAGGTGAAAAAACTGAACCAGTTGACTTGACCTTAACTAGGTTCCTTCTGCCAACACTCTTTGCAGTTCTTATTCTAGCAAATAGCAATGCATCTTGAGGTATATGAATAAGTCTCACTCTCTTTCACACTCTAACAACCTAGAAATTTCTCTCTCCAATTATGGATTAAATAGTTGCTATCTTTTTGTATATAAACATTCATTCATCATGTATTTGTTTTGGAATTTCAGCTAGAAACTTGGACAGCTTTGGTTGCGATTCTGTGTTTACTTGTCTATATTCTGCAAGAGATTCTTATGGGAGGAAATAGTTCTAAAGGGTCTTCTTCACCTAGAAGGAGGCATGTTCCTTCATATGAATCTTCAGGTTCTTCATCTTCATGGAATAATAACTATGATGGATATCCACCACAGTCACCATATCCTCAGCAGAGTCCATATCAAACACCTCAGCATCAGTTTTCATCTGCATCAGCTCCATTTTATGATAATTCACAGCAGAAAAAGAAGTTGGATAAGAGGTATTCAAGGATTGCTGATGATTATCGTTCACTGGATGAGGTAATTGTTAGATTATATCATTGCATGTAAtagtgtttttttctttttatgtatAAGGATTTGTTTGatcttattctttgattttgtttgttaTTATCATTAGTCTATTTTTTTGTGGGGGTTAAGATGGGACCAAAGAGACTGTTTTTATCATTGACTTGAACAAGAATTAGACTCTTTAGGGTGATAGCGGTGATATACTGTTTTAACCTTATACTCATCAATATCGTCAAAAAAATTGAGAGAATTGAATACAGGTTACTGCTGCTCTTGCAAAAGCTGGGCTGGAGTCTTCTAATCTCATTGTTGGCATTGATTTCACAAAGAGCAATGAGTGGACAGGTGTTATTTCTTACTCGCATTTTCATGCTTGAATCATTTTGTATGTGAATTTTAAGGCTCAATAGTAATACATACTTCACTTTCTTAGGGAAGAGTTCATTCAATCGGAAAAGTTTACATCACATTGGAAGCAGTCAAAACCCTTATGAACAAGCAATCTCTATTATTGGGAAAACTCTGTCTACTTTTGATGAAGATAACTTGATTCCATGTTTTGGTTTCGGAGACGGTAACAGACGAATGTGAAGCTAAATTCTTTTTCCAATGTAGTTTTGTTTTTTCCAGCTTGCAAACATGATTTTTTCTTTTATGTCCATTATTTTCAGCATCTACGCATGATCAAGATGTATTTAGCTTCTATTCAGAAGAGAGGTTATGTAACGGGTTTGAAGAAGTTTTGGCACGATACAGAGAAATTGTTCCTCACCTCAAACTTGCAGGACCGACTTCGTTCGCCCCTATTATTGAGATGGCCATAACTATTGTTGAACAAAGTGCTGGCCAATATCATGTCCTGCTTATAATTGCAGATGGACAGGTACTTCTTTACTATATATTTCACGTTGTTCATAGTTACATTTTACGTACTTTGTTTCTTTTTCAATCATCTTATCTTTCATATACAAATGAAGGAACCAAAATGTTATATTTGCAATAGAAATCTAAATGCCTGTAATTCTGTAATACTTTGATGAATCATATTAGTCTGTTATGGATATTCATTGTTTCTGCTTCAAAAACTGATGCTCAGTATGTTGCCACAGGTGACCAGAAGCGTCGATACAGAAAATGGCCACCTAAGTCAGCAGGAACAGAAGACAATAAATGCAATCGTAAAAGCCAGGTAAATTTTTTGTGTTATTTCTCGTGGGAACCATTCTGCATTCTTACATTCTTTTTTAATTGCAGTGAGTATCCGCTGTCAATAGTTTTGGTAGGAGTTGGAGATGGCCCGTGGGAGATGATGGAGGAATTTGACGATAACATTCCTTCTCGAGCATTTGACAATTTTCAGGTTTGGTGTAACTCACTTAACCTTTTTTACTTGCTGTATATAAATGATATAACTTCCTGTTATGCTAAAGTGTTTTAACTTTTGTTTGTGATAGTTTGTGAATTTCACTAAGATAATGTCGAAAAATACAAATCCATCCCGAAGAGAGGCAGAGTTTTCTCTTGCAGCTTTGATGGAGATACCTTCTCAATATAAGGCAACCATAGAGCTTGGCTTATTGGGGTAATAAAATACGAAAATACCGTACTTCAAATTTGTTTGGTTCAGCTTATCTGGCATAATAACTTATAACTAAATTCGAAAAATCTCATGTCTTCGTTGATATGACTAGTTCGCGGAGGGGGCATTCACCGGATAGGGTTCCTCTACCTGCTCCTCTTTATAATAGGACTTCCTCCAACATCAGTGGAAAATCTTTTCGGTCAAACAGTTTTCAGCCGAATGTGCGTAGAGGTACTGGCTATGAATATGATAGTGGTGTTCACAATCACACGGAACCATCTACAAGCTCTTTACATGATAATAAGGTATCGAGACCATGCTTTACGAGAAGCAACTTTCATTTCCGTCTCACTTTCAATAGTAATAGTGGTTTATCTATAACGTGGTTGAATGCAGGTTTGCCCGATTTGTCTTACCGATCCAAAGGATATGGCCTTCGGTTGTGGACATCAGGTAACCAGTTTAACTATATACTGGTATTTTAAGTTATCTATATTAAGGGGTGAATATATATTAAGTTATTTCCCTTCTCTATTGtatttcctcacatggcagaCTTGTTGTGGATGTGGAGAAGACCTCGAATTCTGTCCGATTTGCAGGAGCACAATCACTACTAAGATAAAGCTTTATTAGAAATATAAGCTGCTTTCAATGaaatttttattcaaaagcaGAATAAGGTAGTCATCAAAGTTGGATAAGGTTAGAACATCAGAGTAAGGAAGACATTTTGTTTTATATAAGACTAAAATAATGAGCTTTACCCTGTTGTATGTATATATGTGCCCTGTCCTCTTGTGTGCATTGAGGGCATCATGTTTTTCAATTTTCAGTAAACCGTCTCTGTAAAAATGGTTCGGGTTGTTTCAGTGGACACTTTTTTGTTTATTTGCAGAGCTTGTTCACATCCGTTTAACAGATGCCACTAGAATCTAATTTCTTTTTAGTATGCATTCTACACCTTCGGTTTTTGCAGAGTTTGAACTTTATTCTGcctaaataaaatgcaaaaacctTCAATGAATAACAAGAGAAATAGAAAATTTCTAATGAATGATACCCTCTTTCTTTCCATTACAACCATTAGTTTATACTTTATACTCGTCAATACTCATACATAAATGGGAAAATAACAGAAATTTGACAAAATTACAAACCCACTGATTGGGTGATAACACAGCAACTGAAATAAGGAGCTCCTATAAAGAATCCTATGAGAAAATCGACCATCCTGGTGTCACTTGAGTCTGCTTCCATGAGTAAAATCAGCACCTCCTTGCTTACTGTGACTATGGTTCTTTCGCACTGGATAATGTATTTGACTGCAGGTTCTTTCCTTCTGGCACTTGAAGGAACATTTTATCCTCTATATAAGCCTGTATATTTGCAATAATCTTCGTTGATTCAGGTATATTACGTGATTTCAGATCAACTAAAAAGTTATTTGAGACGATGTTCAACATCTTTAAGAACTGAGACTTATATCTTCTAAATAGAGCATATCCAGCCACCTGCGGACAGAGTAAAATTAGTTAATCTTAGAAGACTCATATATCAAAACACCGAACATGTTGCATTACTTACTTGCAAGAATGCATTGAGTGAAACAGCTGTATATGGATTGGCTGGCAGAGAATTCAAGAACCTTGCAAGCCACGCCCAACCTTCTTGCAAGCCATGTAAATTTTGAATGTTCGGAATTTCAGTCTGTCAAAACCAACATGGTCAGCAGGTCAATCAGGGAGACGAGAAAATGTTATCAATAATAGTTGCAAATATTGTTCATGTGAATTTGTCAAAATCTTGAGACTCTCTAGACAGACCTGAACCAGTGCACCGTACACCTTCATATATGATTCTAACCGCTTTAAATAATCTTCTGTACTCTCCaatttttcatcttcttctcGATAACCAATACTTCTGAAGTATGCCTCTTTTGATTGAAACATGGTCTGAGGCAGTAGAATAAATTATCCAAATTCAACATCATCAGTACCCCCTCATTTGTGGAATAATATTTGCAGAACAAATACGTGGgcataatatcaaaataattagTTACAGCTAATTTTTACATTGTACTAGTTGAAGTTGAAGCACGGCCATATTGCTTCTTTGAGCTAGATAAAATGGACTCAAACCTTTTATTTAGAAAAAATGTgacataaaatcaaaattattgtaGCAAAATAACTTTTCCCTGCTTCAAATCACTGgctcctcaaaaaaaaaaaatactcctTAACACAAGGCTAGGAAGCTACGCAAGAAAATATATTGCTCAATAGTATTTTAAAATTCTATTAAGTTACCTTTTTGTAAACCATGTGCTTTGGGACTGTGTAATGGCAGGCCCTATGAAGCTCAGCAAGAAAAATATCCATTACATACGGGACCTGTCTTGCAAGTGAAAAACAATTGAAGCCAAAAGCAAATAAATAGTTATCGAAAAATCAATCAAACAAGCATTCATATTCATTCTATTTTACCTTGACTTGAAATCTAAATCATATACCATCCTCCTAAGTCCTATATAAGCCAAGAGACTAGAGTTTAAACAGGGTGTACCTGAGATGTAATGAGAACAATGACATAGGCAATTGCAAAAGGAGCACTAGCAGGGCTTGAAGAGGACGAAACAACCTGTAAAGCATGTATGTTGTCCGTAATCACAACTACATTTATTAACATAACATAATTTTACCACTTCTTGCTAGTTTCCGTTCATCATTTGGAACATTTCAAACTGTTAAGCTATTTAAAATCATAATATGATATCATGTGAATATTCTGTTGTAAATAGGATAGATTTAGATCTGGTTTAATTATGGTCTTCTCCAAAAATCAAGGGGCTGGGTTGTACCTACTAATTAGTATAAATAAACAGATTGAGGGTTAACCTCTCAAGCAATTCAAATCAATCTTGGCTCCAATTTCAAGTTGGTATCAGAGTTCACATTCTGTGGGCCTGATTAATAAATATGTTGTAGAATGAAGGGATCAAGTTgccttgaaaagaaaagaaaaagggggCAGGACAAAACAATGCAGTCTTACATTTGGCGTTTATATTGAGTGTCAAACTTTTTATCCAACTCCTGCCTTGTTTCTTTGTATTTCAGCCACATCTTATTTGATAGGAAATATATTCATTTCATTGAagccacatgttattttcatttgATATCAAGTTTTTCTGATGTCAAATTTCTCacttaaaaaatattcatttaacgGTAAaacatttcataatcattttcaAACTCAATTAATACTGACAATTGTATCATAAAGAAAACGAATCAAATATATATTAAGGATTTAAAACAAAAAGTCTTAAATTATACTAATCATAATTTATAGCTTTGATATTCTAATTTTTGAGTAATGTCATTAACCAAACATTTCATAAATTTAAACTTTTAGTGAAGATACATGAATGGCTTTTATAAAATGTCTAACGTCCTCTCAAGCAAAGAGTCCTTTGGGCTTTGAAAGTGGACAATGCATAGTCCCACCTATTCTTgctaaaatcaaattttttattagaaTAATTGGGCGTTAAGGATCAAACTCTGGCCTTGTTGGTCACAAGAGGCACCTACCCCCTGTCACAAACCATCCCAAAGAATTGAAGGCGCCCGGATAGATAAACTTATAGTTGTTAAAATTTATTTGCTACCTTCCATATACAGTTAACTGATACAAAAATAACATCTACAATAAATAACTAAGCCAAGTTTTAAGATTAGTTTAATTTTCCATGTTTCTTTTCAAATAAAGCAGAGATATTATATGTCAAAGGAATCGGAAAAAATATTAACTTACCTTTTTAACAAATGTCTCAACACTGAATGTTTGAGGGCATTGACGATCATTGAAAATTTTAATGATTTCACTTGCTTTCGATCTGCAGAATGACCAAAAGAGTATATAGACatgtaatatttttattagtattttgtttaaggaTTGAGATTTCCCAGGACACACAATTTTTcccttaaaaaattaaaatgtacaAGTAAGaataatatattacagcagcatTACGCATTTgtgaaatttaaatatttacttcACCTAACATTGTCTCTTATGCCCCTTATTTGCCTTATATTCCGGGAAATATGACTCTCGTATCTGGTATAATCCTGAACAGATGTTGACAAAAACAAGTCCCAGCATCAAAATCAGAGAATTTGACAGAAGAAGTTACTCTTTAAAGTGAGGTGAAGGATAGGCAAATTTCTTGTGAAATAAACATGCATTATCAAGaacataatttaaattttaaaatagatgaCAAATATGACAAGCAAAACCAACAAATAATTGAGAACCTTAAGACATGCAAGATCATAAATTAAGAACCTTAAGACATACATAGGTGGCCAATACCTGGTTAGAACTTGATCTTACAGCTTGGTTTCTGTCACACAGCTCTTTCAGTTTCTGTAGCCTACCATGCTCTATATTTAAAGCACTTGCTGCAGCTCGATATACATAACCTAAAGATTGTATAGGCCTGTTAAATCTCAGATCATAaacaatgatgacaaaaacaaTGTGACCTAGACATGCACACGGAGAAGGATTTAAGGGTAGGAGGAGAATGGAAATTATTGTTAAATTCATATTTAGTTTCTTTAAGTTTTAAGCCCCTGTActtttgattaaaagaaagtgAACTTCACGAATTACAACAAATCTTTTGCGGAA
This genomic stretch from Vicia villosa cultivar HV-30 ecotype Madison, WI unplaced genomic scaffold, Vvil1.0 ctg.000349F_1_1, whole genome shotgun sequence harbors:
- the LOC131627132 gene encoding E3 ubiquitin-protein ligase RGLG5-like isoform X1, translated to MVLSTLETWTALVAILCLLVYILQEILMGGNSSKGSSSPRRRHVPSYESSGSSSSWNNNYDGYPPQSPYPQQSPYQTPQHQFSSASAPFYDNSQQKKKLDKRYSRIADDYRSLDEVTAALAKAGLESSNLIVGIDFTKSNEWTGKSSFNRKSLHHIGSSQNPYEQAISIIGKTLSTFDEDNLIPCFGFGDASTHDQDVFSFYSEERLCNGFEEVLARYREIVPHLKLAGPTSFAPIIEMAITIVEQSAGQYHVLLIIADGQVTRSVDTENGHLSQQEQKTINAIVKASEYPLSIVLVGVGDGPWEMMEEFDDNIPSRAFDNFQFVNFTKIMSKNTNPSRREAEFSLAALMEIPSQYKATIELGLLGSRRGHSPDRVPLPAPLYNRTSSNISGKSFRSNSFQPNVRRGTGYEYDSGVHNHTEPSTSSLHDNKVCPICLTDPKDMAFGCGHQTCCGCGEDLEFCPICRSTITTKIKLY
- the LOC131627132 gene encoding E3 ubiquitin-protein ligase RGLG5-like isoform X2; this encodes MHLELETWTALVAILCLLVYILQEILMGGNSSKGSSSPRRRHVPSYESSGSSSSWNNNYDGYPPQSPYPQQSPYQTPQHQFSSASAPFYDNSQQKKKLDKRYSRIADDYRSLDEVTAALAKAGLESSNLIVGIDFTKSNEWTGKSSFNRKSLHHIGSSQNPYEQAISIIGKTLSTFDEDNLIPCFGFGDASTHDQDVFSFYSEERLCNGFEEVLARYREIVPHLKLAGPTSFAPIIEMAITIVEQSAGQYHVLLIIADGQVTRSVDTENGHLSQQEQKTINAIVKASEYPLSIVLVGVGDGPWEMMEEFDDNIPSRAFDNFQFVNFTKIMSKNTNPSRREAEFSLAALMEIPSQYKATIELGLLGSRRGHSPDRVPLPAPLYNRTSSNISGKSFRSNSFQPNVRRGTGYEYDSGVHNHTEPSTSSLHDNKVCPICLTDPKDMAFGCGHQTCCGCGEDLEFCPICRSTITTKIKLY